A single Chlorocebus sabaeus isolate Y175 chromosome 3, mChlSab1.0.hap1, whole genome shotgun sequence DNA region contains:
- the LOC103214499 gene encoding proline-rich protein 20E-like — MEEPRLSKRLRSMASNQASGGLPTEPGCSTVDRGEDSVEAHGPAEPAQPAKRIAYVKPLKREPPARTELAPPAERGQRRGGSRRVGRGRGRGRVSGPHRDAGQRQGAERLLGPYMDIQLDHHGEPGHQGEPEIRQTAAFSFPETAPMPGTVQEGPDPDVAHPEVGRQEPPPASEPEAINGQPMLTLYPCIGFRALGGSAVLQVIETPNGTYVQGIPVFIADIAC, encoded by the exons ATGGAGGAACCAAGGCTTTCAAAGCGACTTCGCTCCATGGCCTCTAATCAA gcCTCAGGTGGGCTTCCTACAGAGCCAGGCTGCTCTACTGTGGACCGTGGTGAAGACTCCGTGGAAGCACATGGGCCCGCAGAGCCAGCCCAACCTGCAAAACGGATTGCTTATGTGAAACCCTTGAAACGGGAGCCCCCAGCTCGCACAGAGTTGGCTCCTCCTGCAGAGAGAGGCCAGAGGCGGGGAGGAAGCCGGCGGGTAGGGCGAGGGCGAGGCCGTGGCAGAGTGAGTGGGCCCCACAGGGACGCTGGCCAGAGACAGGGGGCAGAACGCTTGCTGGGACCATACATGGACATCCAACTGGACCACCATGGAGAGCCAGGCCACCAGGGGGAACCGGAAATCAGGCAGACCGCAGCCTTCTCTTTTCCTGAAACAGCTCCTATGCCTGGAACTGTGCAGGAAGGCCCTGACCCTGACGTGGCCCATCCTGAGGTGGGGCGTCAGGAGCCGCCCCCTGCCTCTGAGCCTGAGGCTATCAACGGGCAGCCCATGTTGACCCTCTATCCCTGCATCGGGTTTAGGGCTCTGGGTGGCTCAGCTGTTTTACAGGTCATTGAAACCCCCAACGGCACTTATGTGCAAGGGATCCCAGTGTTCATCGCCGACATTGCATGCTGA